The following DNA comes from bacterium.
GCAGTACAGGATGGGACTGGACGTCGAGCTGGAGCACGGCGCGAGGGATCGAGAGACCAACGTAACAAACGACGATCCCGTGCTCACTGGCAAGATTGCCTTGGCACACTTGAAAGAATTCGCCGATTACTACACGCGGCTCGGCGAGATGGAGGAGGAGGCCATGCGTGGCCGACGCCGACGCTGAGATACCATTCCCCTCTTGGAGCACGGTGAGCGGTTTTGAACAGACGGCAGATCCTTGCCCGGCCACGTCTTGTTTGGCTAGCGAAGGGAGGTGTGCAAAGTGAGTATTCCGACGTGGATCATCGTCGGGATGATCGCCTGCTGGATGGAAAAGCGTGCGGTGCCGGAAGATGGCCCCGGCGGCATCCTCGAGAATCTCATCATCGGGGTCGTCGGCGCGCTCGCTGGCGGATGGGTCTTCTGTTCCTTCGGCCGGCTAGGAGACTCGAGCGTAGGAGCCTTCACCGGGGCTGTGATTTCTCTCTGGATCCTCCGGGCGCTGACCAGGAGTTGGGCTAGAGTCCAAGCGTGATAGGGTAATCGCGGCGGGAGTCCGCGGGGTTCGGCAATGATGTCACCACACCTCAGGGAAGTATGATCCGTGAAACCAGAAACTGCAGCGATGGTCAAGCATGGAGTTTGGGGCCTGGTTATTGGGGCAATCATCACCATGATTATCGGCTTTGCGTGGGGCGGTTGGTCAACCGGGGGCAGTTCCCTACGGATGTCCGATGAGGCGGTCTTGGCGACGCGGGCGGCGATCTGCGTCGCCCAATTCATGAAGCAACCGAACGCTCAAGGGAAACTCACAGAACTGAAGGACATAAGTTCCTGGAGAGATCCGCCTTCATTGAAAAGGGCGGCTGGGATAAGATGCCCGGGGAAGGGAAGGCTAGCTATACTGTAAGCCGAGCATGCGCCGACGGGCTTGAATTCCTGATGCAAAGATAGGCGCGGCTCGTTCGGGGGCTCTACGACCGTGGGCAGCTCGGTGCATCCGGGCGTGTCCCCGCTGAACCTCACGTCGATCACTTCGGGGTATCCAAGAATGTAAGTTGAACGTCGTCTCTGTGGTTGTATCGGAAACCCCAGCCTGCAACGTTCTTCCGCTCGGAACAGCCTCGCCTGCCTGGTATTCCTTGGCGGATACACCAAGCTCCGTTGAAGGAGGGTACCTTGCGATGCGGCAGAAACGGCGCGGTGAACACATACGGGAAATTCAGACAACCTGCATCAGAACACTGCGCCAGGAGATCGCGGGTCTAGTCGTGCAGGACGACGTTCAGGAGTGCACTGTGCACTCGCAACTCACCGTTGTACTCAATGAGGCCCAACTGCCTGAACCTGTTCATAAAGAAGCTCACACGTGCCCGCGTCGTGCCGATGATTTCCGCCAAACTCTCTTGGCTGATCTTGGGAACCACGATCTCCGCCTCTCGGTCCTTGCCAACGTGAGCC
Coding sequences within:
- a CDS encoding DUF5661 family protein, giving the protein MAGKKRFTIAEARQIGEELGVDWTQFDVKQYRMGLDVELEHGARDRETNVTNDDPVLTGKIALAHLKEFADYYTRLGEMEEEAMRGRRRR
- a CDS encoding GlsB/YeaQ/YmgE family stress response membrane protein; protein product: MSIPTWIIVGMIACWMEKRAVPEDGPGGILENLIIGVVGALAGGWVFCSFGRLGDSSVGAFTGAVISLWILRALTRSWARVQA